Below is a genomic region from Medicago truncatula cultivar Jemalong A17 chromosome 3, MtrunA17r5.0-ANR, whole genome shotgun sequence.
AGGATTTCTAGTTCAAACATCCCACTTTTAAGATGTGAATTTCTAGCCATTAAAATACTtgagaaataaataaacaaatattaaagtTATAAACGTGGCTGGATTTAGTTACAAAAAAGAGTTACACATTCAATGTGCAAGGTTTTCATAAAAGTAGTTTTAAAGCAATCAATATTGCTCggttttcaatttcttttgaatCAATTTGTACttaaatttttcattgattCGGATCAATTTGGATGTCAACACTATTAAACTTCGATGAATATttacaaaatgaaaaatcatCACTATGCTAGTTGGTTAAcctacaattttttgttttttgaaggcACCTACAGATTTATCAGATAGTACttttatcaatttaaaaaattgaaacatcaTATCGTTGCTTTTAGAGGATAATTTTAgttcattaatatttttctgtAATTTAGACTAAaaaagaaatcacaaaaaaatttcatacaTTTCAAACTAAACAAATTGCTTTCTGAGGATAATTTACCAGCATGCATGTCACACAGTAATTATGGTACCAAAATTATTCAATAGAATCATTTATCCAAACATACATATTCCCAGGTTTCATATCACATAGTGATATGCTGTTTTGTCTAAGTAATTTTAGCAGAGACACTAGTCATTTAAGAGGACAGGTGTTGCTTCTTGTACTACATAGTTTCATGCAATGCAGCCACGACATGCAATGCTTCTTCACCTCTTGCCAAGTAATCTGTCACCGGTTCCCCTTATAATAATGCTATATACCAACGCTTCTTTTTCACACAAACAACTCTACCATCAACTCTCAACACTAAAAACTCAATCctcaatcataatttttttttcttgtgaatTTGTCTTGCCACCATGACTGATCAAGGAAGAACAGGATCCTACTCATCATATGGAGGATCCTACGGAGGATCACCCTATGAcaccaacatcaacaacaacaaccaacccTCACGCCAAACAGTGAAGTTCATAACAGCTGCAACTATTGGTGTGACACTGTTGTTCTTGTCTGGACTAATCCTTGTTGGTACTGTCATAGGATTAATCATTGCAACCCCTCTACTTGTTATCTTCAGTCCTATCCTAGTTCCAGCTGCTATAGTCCTATCACTCATTGCTGGTGGCTTTATGTTCTCTGGTGGTTGTGGTGTAGCTGCTATAGCTGCATTGTCATGGATATACAACTATGTCTCTGGTAACCGCCCTGCTGGTACTGACACTCTTGATTATGCTAAAGGTTTGATTACTGATAAGGCTAGGGATGTGAAGGAAAGGGCCAAGGACTATGGAAATTATGCTCAGGGTAGAGCACAAGATGCCACAACAGGCGCTTATTAATGATCGTGTGGATTGCTTCCACCTTTCTACATTTGCATGTTCCATGTTCAGTTCACTCCTTGTCACCTCATCTGTTTTGTTTTGTATCCTGTTAATGTGCCGTGTTCTATGTTGTTCTGCTAGTTTTTGTATTTCCTTCGTTTTCGAAGTTAAATATTTCGCCTTATTTGTGTAAGCATTGTGTTGGTTAATAAACACCTCTCTTTTGTAGCTACAAGATTTCCTCTTGTTTAAGATATGTAATAATGTTAATGTGATGGATTAATGTTTCTCCCCTTAATGGTGATGTTTTTCATCATGTTAATGTGATGGATTAATGTTTCCTCCCTTAATGGTGATGTTTTTGTGTCCCTTTTACAAAATTACTTTACTcgccaaaataaacaaataaaaacctGTGAACATCAGGATAAACACAAGAAATCCTGACATTCTCTTAGAATGTAGATAAACTCAACAACAAAACTTTGTCAAAATGACACATGCATTTTGGATACCATAAATATTAGTAATTCGTACTCTCCATTCCTAATCTTGAAATCAGTTATAATCATTGGCACACAATGGTGGGCAGTCCTTTGATCCAATTCAAATTCTAATatagggaaaaaaatatatttattaggATTGATGTTCAGTCCTGAAATGCCTAAATTTTAATATAGTATCGGCATCAAAGATTCATTAGGCCTCCTGGATGTGAGAGTTGAGAGTCCTACATTGCCTAAGAAGTCCTACATTAGATCAACCCCTATTGGTTACTGGTGTCAAGCTCTTGATTCAAGCTCTTGGTATTCAATCATAATCATGGGCGGCGTAGTTTTCACCCAACTATTTTTAAGATTAACAACAAAGATCACCGTAGAATTGTAAATTGCTTGCAGACGGTGGAATCTCCGTGCTAGGTGGTGGAATCCGTTACGACTGCTATTTTTGAGTTTCCTGCTATTCAAAGCTTTCTGGGGTTTTTCTCATGTTTTTGGTGGTTTTTAATCGTTATTAGGTATGATTTGCATCTGATTTACTACAATTCTACTGTTTACGATCTTATGATCCTTTCCAGATCTTACCGAGTATCACGATTCTGAGTACCTTGATGTTGAGAGTTTTTCATCAAAGTAATTAATGTGTTAAACACTATTCCAAAATTTGAGTTCATCTTGGATTTATTGTATTACGAATTAAGTTCATCCATCTAGCAAACTTATAGAGTAAACTGATGTTAGTTGTAGGAAATTTATATTATGACTGACATTTACTTCTTTACTACTTCAGTGGAACAGTTGGTACTTGTTACATGTTAGGATTActggataaataaataataactaaaTAAGCAAACAGACAAACAGAAGAATGAATGTCTGGTTAATGATGGAAACACAGAAGATGAAGGATTGAAACAAAATATACGGAATGAAGAAGATATATGTATGCCTACATACATAATCAATCCCCCTCTGAATGACACGTTGTATTCTTGTTCTTGTATTGTTAGATACCGTAGTTTTGGGCATAAAATACAAAGTGTGTGGAATTAATTACTATAGTCCAGTGGCAAATTAACAACGTGACGGCCATCATGACATCTTGTTTTCTGTTCCCTCTTTTCAATATAAACAGATGTATAGCATCACaggtaatttaatttattataaatttaagaATACCATAAGAAATTCTACACAtctcttttgaaaaattaagaGCTCATTCTATATAAATAGGTGGTAAATTTGGTTACATATTGCCTCTCGATTCAATAAAAGCTTAGTAAGATTAGGGGTTTATAGGTTCTAAGGAATAGTCTGAATTTGATCATAAATATATCACTACCTTgccattgtaaaaaaaacattaatatacTTGTTGAAATCATCATATGTATGATTCCAAGAGAAACTGataattattaagaaaaatagtaTCATACAATACTGCACAGTAAACATAATGCAGAATTTTTACAAGCTGTAAGCATCAAGGGTCAAGTGGCTTATCGTTTTCTTGCTTATAGAAGGTTTCATAAGTCTGAACTCTTGGCTTTGATTCTGGCAATTCCAACTGTTGCATGAAGCTATCAGTCATCTTGACGAAATCATTCATGTGATCTTTTTTCCACTCCTTCGAAGTCAAAACATCAGGAAGAGAATAAGAACATTCTTCTTGAATAGGGAGTGATgcataaaaagatatttaaatttgaatctaGAATTAGAAACGAATAAATTAAAAGAGCATGTGAAGATCAAAGACATTCACAGAAACTACTATGCAGGTTGTATGTCAAAATAAGAGACTTCAAAATACAGGACAAActcttcttctttcaattgaTAT
It encodes:
- the LOC11442284 gene encoding oleosin Ara h 15.0101, which translates into the protein MTDQGRTGSYSSYGGSYGGSPYDTNINNNNQPSRQTVKFITAATIGVTLLFLSGLILVGTVIGLIIATPLLVIFSPILVPAAIVLSLIAGGFMFSGGCGVAAIAALSWIYNYVSGNRPAGTDTLDYAKGLITDKARDVKERAKDYGNYAQGRAQDATTGAY